A region of Roseofilum capinflatum BLCC-M114 DNA encodes the following proteins:
- a CDS encoding NAD(P)/FAD-dependent oxidoreductase: MVDDNTQPSVPHVVIVGGGFGGLYAAQALGKAPVKLTLIDKRNFHLFQPLLYQVATGSVSPADISSPLRLVLNQNKNTQVLLDRVTDIDPDRQQLTLGDRTLSYDTLILATGVKHHYFGNDQWQSIAPGLKTIEDALLMRRRIYGAFEAAEKETDPEKQKAWLTFVIVGGGPTGVELAGAIAELAHSVLKNDFHHIDTTSARILLLEGMDRILPPYAPELSARAASDLTQLGVTVQTQTLVTQVTEGAVTVRQGETEKLIPARTILWAAGVKASGLGKVLHEKTGVALDRAGRVMVEENLSVSGYPNIFVIGDLANFSHQGDRPLPGIAPVAMQEGKYVAQWIKRELRGQSHAPFRYTEVGSLAVIGENAAVVDLGWIKLTGFIAWLTWVFAHIYYLIEFDNKLVVMVQWGWNYLTRGRGARLITGEDSLLTITPENLDTTEEMPLPAIKN; the protein is encoded by the coding sequence ATGGTTGATGACAACACCCAACCCTCTGTTCCCCATGTCGTGATTGTCGGAGGAGGCTTTGGGGGACTTTATGCAGCCCAAGCCCTAGGCAAAGCGCCGGTTAAACTGACATTAATTGATAAACGAAATTTTCACCTATTTCAACCTTTACTCTATCAAGTGGCGACGGGGAGTGTATCCCCAGCCGATATTTCTTCACCCTTGCGTCTGGTTCTCAATCAAAATAAAAATACTCAAGTTCTGTTAGATCGGGTAACGGATATCGATCCCGATCGCCAACAGCTCACCCTCGGCGATCGCACCCTCTCCTACGATACCCTGATTCTGGCCACAGGCGTGAAGCATCACTACTTTGGTAATGACCAATGGCAAAGTATTGCCCCTGGCTTGAAAACCATTGAAGATGCTCTGCTCATGCGTCGTCGCATTTATGGGGCTTTTGAAGCCGCAGAAAAAGAAACTGACCCCGAAAAACAAAAAGCCTGGCTCACCTTCGTGATTGTGGGCGGTGGCCCGACTGGCGTAGAATTGGCTGGGGCGATCGCCGAACTGGCCCATAGCGTTCTCAAAAATGACTTTCACCACATCGACACCACCAGCGCCCGAATTTTGCTTCTAGAAGGCATGGATCGCATTTTACCCCCTTACGCGCCAGAATTGTCCGCGAGAGCAGCATCAGACCTCACTCAGCTAGGGGTAACGGTACAAACCCAGACCCTAGTCACCCAGGTAACCGAAGGGGCCGTAACTGTGCGTCAGGGAGAAACGGAAAAATTAATTCCAGCCCGTACCATCCTCTGGGCCGCTGGAGTCAAGGCTTCTGGACTGGGTAAAGTGCTGCATGAGAAAACCGGAGTCGCCCTAGACCGAGCTGGCCGGGTGATGGTCGAAGAAAACTTAAGCGTTTCGGGCTATCCCAATATCTTTGTCATTGGCGACTTAGCCAACTTCTCCCATCAAGGCGATCGCCCCTTACCCGGTATTGCTCCAGTAGCTATGCAAGAGGGCAAATATGTGGCCCAATGGATCAAACGGGAACTGCGCGGCCAAAGCCATGCTCCATTCCGCTATACCGAAGTGGGCAGTCTGGCGGTGATTGGGGAAAATGCGGCGGTGGTAGACTTAGGATGGATTAAGCTCACGGGCTTTATCGCCTGGTTAACCTGGGTATTTGCCCATATTTACTATTTAATTGAGTTTGATAATAAATTAGTGGTGATGGTGCAATGGGGATGGAACTACCTCACCAGAGGCCGAGGAGCGCGGTTAATCACCGGTGAAGATTCCCTGTTAACCATTACTCCAGAAAATCTGGATACGACGGAAGAGATGCCCCTTCCAGCGATCAAAAATTAA
- a CDS encoding sensor domain-containing diguanylate cyclase — MKGLIQRLLDDDHPIAVLDDHQRPIIGDLNLGDAQAYEISVENSIVGWVVSPLLDHPITQMLIYLIETEINKKVLAVDALDKYEELNFLYDISAKLSTCLNVQEVIKLMADEALKQIPGNALVVMIYQDGMMQTFYPKQNENQVILGQKISANLGIYGHVFKTGQAEIVNQVNLDTRFISQPFKIASLMCCPLMTQTGKLGVIQISSDRTLEYTAQDLKLFIALASQAAASIQNALFYEQLREYSHTLERKVAERTAELEKVNQELNQLANLDGLTQVANRRCLQETFNREWYRLAREQGPLSMIICDVDYFKRYNDTYGHQMGDECLQKIAQTLKRTLKRPADLVARYGGEEFVVVLPNTQASGAWMVAQEIQSNVRNLGIEHQASLVSPLITMSMGISSTIPTHSTSGEELFQVADQALYEAKKQGRDRMIFREFKSPISPSQRPEPRRNDGFSRL, encoded by the coding sequence ATGAAAGGATTAATTCAGCGACTCTTGGATGATGACCATCCGATTGCGGTTTTGGATGACCATCAAAGACCAATTATTGGAGATTTGAATTTAGGGGATGCTCAAGCCTATGAAATTTCTGTAGAGAACTCGATTGTAGGTTGGGTCGTAAGTCCTCTATTGGATCATCCCATCACACAAATGCTTATTTACTTGATTGAAACAGAAATTAACAAGAAAGTTTTAGCGGTTGATGCTTTAGACAAATACGAAGAACTCAATTTTTTATATGATATTTCTGCAAAACTGTCTACTTGCCTGAATGTGCAGGAAGTGATCAAGCTGATGGCAGATGAAGCCTTAAAACAAATTCCCGGTAATGCCCTAGTAGTGATGATTTACCAGGATGGGATGATGCAAACATTTTACCCAAAACAAAACGAAAATCAAGTTATATTAGGTCAAAAAATATCTGCTAATTTAGGAATTTATGGCCATGTTTTTAAGACGGGGCAAGCAGAAATTGTTAATCAAGTTAATTTAGATACTCGCTTTATTTCACAACCCTTTAAGATTGCTTCTTTAATGTGTTGCCCCTTAATGACTCAAACAGGAAAATTAGGCGTAATTCAAATTAGTAGCGATCGCACTTTAGAATATACAGCCCAAGATCTAAAATTATTTATTGCCCTAGCGTCCCAAGCCGCCGCCTCTATTCAAAATGCCTTATTTTATGAACAACTCCGAGAGTATTCCCATACCTTAGAACGGAAAGTTGCTGAAAGAACCGCCGAATTAGAGAAGGTCAACCAGGAATTAAATCAACTGGCGAATTTAGATGGTTTAACTCAAGTGGCGAACCGTCGCTGTTTACAAGAAACTTTTAATCGAGAATGGTATCGCCTGGCCCGAGAGCAAGGGCCTTTATCGATGATCATTTGTGATGTAGACTATTTTAAGCGCTATAATGATACCTATGGGCATCAGATGGGAGATGAATGCTTACAAAAAATTGCCCAAACTTTGAAAAGAACCTTAAAAAGACCAGCCGATTTAGTGGCTCGATATGGGGGAGAGGAATTTGTGGTGGTGCTACCCAATACTCAAGCATCTGGTGCTTGGATGGTGGCTCAAGAAATTCAAAGCAATGTGCGAAACTTAGGGATTGAGCATCAAGCGTCTTTGGTAAGTCCATTGATCACGATGAGTATGGGAATTTCTTCGACTATTCCGACCCATTCCACATCAGGAGAAGAGCTATTTCAAGTGGCGGATCAAGCCCTGTACGAAGCTAAAAAACAAGGGCGCGATCGGATGATATTTCGGGAATTTAAATCCCCTATCTCTCCATCACAACGGCCAGAACCTAGACGCAATGACGGTTTTTCTAGATTATAG
- a CDS encoding response regulator: MNKQVNKKVLIADDEPNILILMEQALEKLEDEDDVILLTAKNGQEALEIIEQEKPDLVFLDVMMPKMNGLEVCAQVKQNISLDHIYIIMLTAKGQEFDKKTGIAVGANLYMTKPFRPKEVLAKSREILGFLYE, translated from the coding sequence ATGAATAAACAAGTAAATAAAAAAGTTTTAATCGCTGATGATGAACCCAATATTCTGATCCTTATGGAACAAGCCTTAGAAAAGCTCGAAGATGAAGATGACGTAATATTACTCACGGCTAAAAATGGCCAAGAAGCATTAGAAATTATTGAACAAGAAAAACCTGATTTAGTCTTTTTGGACGTGATGATGCCGAAAATGAATGGATTAGAAGTTTGTGCCCAAGTTAAGCAAAACATAAGCTTGGATCATATCTATATTATTATGCTCACCGCCAAAGGTCAAGAGTTTGACAAAAAAACGGGGATTGCTGTGGGCGCTAACTTATATATGACTAAACCTTTTCGACCGAAAGAAGTGTTAGCAAAATCTAGAGAAATTCTTGGATTTTTATATGAGTAA
- a CDS encoding GAF domain-containing protein — translation MSDEYVVVKASEYTALQEEIERLREQVWELEKTTQTQPEPVQIAQEKALLAVITRIRQSLDVETIFQSTAREVRQLLNADRVGMYQFGENSNYQWGEFVSEDVLPPFSSTLAARIEDHCFGDRYAQYYQEGRMWACDDIYQEGLNICHIQILEQFQVRANLVVPLLKGETLWGLLCIHHCRAPRCWQPQEIEFVSHIAVHLGVALQQAEVLRGQKQQSERLAQAVAQAVEREQAIAAVITKIRQSLDLNTIFRTTTQEVRQLLKADRVVIYRFNEDWSGEFLVDSVDPNWKSLIICQQENPELNCKISECSLKNLEHLSFTDTHLQATQGQLFKQVQLFRVCSDIYTRDFSDCYIQALESYQARAYAIVAIYQHQRLWGLLAAFQNSGPRDWQEIEINFLIQISSQLGVAIQQAQLLAQTQKRSTELQTTLEAQLKKRAEELEEEAQRERAIAEVIDKIRRTLDLETIFKTAATEVRQLLNADRVGIFAFDPHSDQKVGQFISEDVIPPFDSTLQKLVQDRCFHDHHQIHYHQGKIQAISDIQTANLSPCYFNILNQFQIRANLVLPLVKGEQLWGLLCIHQCSEPRAWQPKEIEFTRKIAIQLGVALQQAELLSQAQKRSSELRTTLADLNAIVDNLADGLLVTDTQGKITRFNPALLAMFNLEKWQLQGQNIWTIFSPELHELITTIHNRNQEIVTLNVKLGNNREGQALATSIIKEGEGMEGDQCMGSVILIRDVTVEREVDRMKTDFLNTVSHELRTPLTSVLGFAEMIQEKLEDVIFPVTVQEERKVKRSVIAVSNNIEIIISEAERLTSLINDVLDIAKMESGRVDWNIQPVDPQVILDRAIAATSSLIERNHLQFVKNIDPNLPMIQVDRDRIIQVVINLISNSVKFTEQGTITCKAKVVDNHLMISIIDTGIGIAPEDRDTVFERFKQVGDILTNKPKGTGLGLPICKQIIEYHGGKIWVESTLNQGSDFSFLLPLDATVVKTDMLEEFNE, via the coding sequence ATGTCCGATGAGTATGTTGTGGTTAAAGCAAGTGAATATACGGCCCTTCAAGAGGAAATTGAACGGCTTAGAGAACAGGTATGGGAACTGGAAAAAACAACCCAGACACAGCCAGAGCCGGTTCAGATTGCCCAGGAAAAAGCCCTCTTAGCGGTTATTACTCGTATTCGTCAATCTCTGGATGTAGAAACCATTTTTCAATCGACTGCCAGAGAAGTACGGCAGCTTTTGAATGCCGATCGGGTGGGGATGTATCAGTTTGGCGAAAACTCGAATTACCAATGGGGGGAATTTGTCTCCGAGGATGTCTTACCCCCTTTTTCTTCTACCTTAGCTGCTCGCATTGAAGATCACTGTTTTGGCGATCGCTATGCCCAATATTACCAAGAAGGGCGAATGTGGGCCTGTGATGACATTTATCAAGAGGGTTTAAACATTTGCCATATTCAGATCTTGGAGCAATTCCAAGTGCGAGCCAATTTAGTCGTTCCCCTACTCAAAGGAGAAACCTTATGGGGGCTTCTATGCATTCATCACTGTCGCGCTCCTCGATGTTGGCAACCCCAAGAAATAGAGTTTGTTTCCCATATTGCCGTTCATTTAGGAGTCGCACTACAACAAGCGGAAGTCTTAAGGGGACAAAAGCAGCAGTCAGAGCGGTTAGCTCAAGCTGTTGCTCAAGCTGTAGAACGGGAACAGGCGATCGCGGCTGTGATCACCAAAATCCGTCAATCCCTAGATCTCAACACCATTTTTCGTACCACCACCCAAGAAGTTCGTCAGCTCCTCAAAGCCGATCGAGTCGTCATTTATCGCTTTAATGAAGACTGGAGTGGTGAATTCTTAGTAGACTCCGTTGATCCCAACTGGAAATCCTTAATTATCTGTCAACAAGAAAATCCAGAGTTAAACTGCAAGATTAGTGAATGTAGCCTCAAAAATCTAGAGCATTTGTCCTTCACTGATACTCATTTACAGGCAACCCAAGGGCAATTATTTAAGCAAGTGCAATTATTTCGGGTGTGTTCTGATATTTATACCCGTGATTTTTCAGACTGTTATATTCAGGCGTTAGAATCCTATCAAGCCAGAGCCTATGCCATTGTAGCCATTTATCAACATCAGCGTCTTTGGGGCTTATTAGCCGCCTTTCAAAACTCTGGGCCCAGAGATTGGCAAGAGATTGAAATTAATTTCTTAATTCAAATCAGCTCCCAGTTAGGTGTTGCTATTCAGCAAGCCCAGCTATTAGCCCAAACTCAAAAGCGCTCGACCGAATTACAAACCACCTTAGAAGCGCAACTGAAAAAACGGGCAGAAGAATTAGAAGAAGAAGCACAACGAGAGAGAGCGATCGCAGAAGTCATCGATAAAATTCGTCGCACCTTAGATTTAGAGACCATCTTTAAAACGGCTGCCACAGAAGTTCGGCAATTACTCAACGCCGATCGCGTCGGTATTTTTGCCTTTGATCCCCACTCCGATCAAAAAGTCGGGCAATTTATTTCCGAAGATGTTATTCCTCCCTTTGACTCAACCTTACAAAAACTCGTACAGGATCGGTGCTTTCACGATCATCATCAAATCCATTATCATCAAGGTAAAATTCAAGCCATTTCTGACATTCAAACCGCCAACTTATCTCCTTGTTATTTTAATATCTTAAACCAATTTCAAATCCGAGCCAACTTAGTTTTGCCCCTGGTAAAAGGGGAACAGTTATGGGGCTTGCTCTGTATTCATCAATGCTCAGAACCCAGGGCTTGGCAACCGAAGGAAATAGAATTCACTCGTAAAATTGCCATTCAACTGGGGGTCGCACTACAACAGGCAGAATTACTCTCCCAGGCTCAAAAGCGATCCAGCGAACTGCGAACCACTTTAGCGGATTTAAATGCCATTGTTGATAATTTGGCCGATGGATTATTGGTCACAGATACCCAAGGAAAAATCACCCGATTTAACCCGGCTTTGTTAGCCATGTTTAATTTAGAAAAATGGCAATTACAAGGGCAGAATATTTGGACGATATTTTCTCCAGAATTGCATGAATTAATTACGACAATTCACAATCGGAATCAGGAGATTGTAACCCTGAATGTGAAGTTAGGCAACAATCGGGAAGGTCAAGCCCTAGCTACCAGTATTATTAAAGAGGGAGAAGGCATGGAAGGGGATCAATGTATGGGTTCAGTCATTCTGATTCGAGATGTCACAGTAGAACGGGAAGTAGATCGGATGAAAACTGACTTTTTGAACACCGTTTCCCATGAATTACGCACACCGTTAACCTCCGTTTTAGGGTTTGCGGAAATGATTCAGGAAAAATTAGAAGACGTGATTTTTCCAGTGACGGTGCAAGAAGAGAGAAAAGTCAAGCGATCGGTGATTGCAGTGAGTAATAATATTGAGATTATTATCTCCGAAGCGGAACGCCTAACCTCCTTAATTAATGACGTTTTAGATATTGCTAAGATGGAATCTGGGCGAGTCGATTGGAATATTCAACCCGTCGATCCACAAGTCATTTTAGATCGAGCGATCGCGGCAACATCCTCTTTAATTGAACGGAATCATTTACAGTTCGTTAAAAATATTGACCCCAATCTACCCATGATTCAAGTCGATCGCGATCGCATTATTCAAGTCGTCATTAATTTAATCTCTAATTCCGTAAAATTTACTGAACAAGGAACGATTACTTGTAAAGCTAAGGTAGTGGACAATCATCTAATGATTTCCATTATTGATACGGGAATCGGAATTGCCCCTGAAGATCGGGATACAGTATTTGAGCGATTCAAGCAAGTGGGAGACATTTTAACCAACAAACCCAAAGGGACTGGCTTAGGATTACCCATTTGTAAACAAATTATTGAATATCATGGGGGCAAAATTTGGGTGGAAAGTACCCTCAATCAAGGAAGTGACTTTTCTTTCTTGCTTCCCTTAGATGCAACCGTTGTCAAAACAGATATGTTAGAGGAGTTCAATGAATAA
- a CDS encoding caspase family protein — protein MGKTRAIAIGINQYQHFQPLSYAQQDAQAFSDFWTYQAGLSLDQCLLLSEVSQPIQGESTYPDRPTIEGWIDKICRREHPQFQLDGEDHLWVFFSGYGSSVDGQDYLMPIESDPNQVTTTGISMAWLFNSLANLPTQNLLVVLDMNRPSSLQIGGLLGNQTANLARELEITTLLSCQPGQFSQETLELRQGLFTAALLEGLRSGQCSTLASLDHYLHRRLMELSDQHNRPNQQALMVVNPPGRVHRVILPIEEPKTEESLSPSSSTTEPLSVPSGSGGVPQPSPVAQKTSTDIRKPMEPDKKPQSQDPKSNEEDAQFWRLLILAWGGIALILIGGVFLRNRNALTTVEGQPSPAVTEPVQGSPAPSPAATPSEVVVIPAPAPEAVTPAATPAPSPAPSPEPVPQAPATVEPPAAQPEPASPPTLSEVTSILGSQQASPYVKAIEEARKISADNPAYAEAQGKIELWGQAIMDIAMGRAAQGEFEKAIAAAQLVPSEVSVYSQAQSMIPSWQQQVAQSQANQTVIQQASSKVNTNQASSYNQAIAQVKTIGADQPRYSQAQQLANQWSREILRIAYRRLASDGPAAAIAAAELVPQNTAAYAEAQRAIAVWRTRL, from the coding sequence ATGGGAAAAACCAGGGCGATCGCCATCGGCATTAATCAATATCAACATTTCCAACCGTTAAGCTATGCCCAACAGGATGCCCAGGCATTTTCAGATTTTTGGACATACCAAGCGGGGTTATCCCTAGATCAATGCTTACTCTTGAGTGAGGTATCACAACCCATTCAAGGGGAATCCACTTACCCCGATCGCCCCACGATAGAAGGGTGGATCGACAAAATCTGTCGGCGCGAGCATCCCCAATTCCAGCTCGATGGGGAAGATCATCTCTGGGTGTTCTTTAGTGGTTATGGTTCCAGTGTCGATGGCCAAGACTATCTAATGCCCATTGAGAGCGATCCCAATCAAGTCACCACCACGGGCATCTCTATGGCTTGGCTATTCAACTCTCTAGCCAACTTACCAACCCAAAATCTGTTGGTCGTGTTAGACATGAATCGGCCATCAAGTTTGCAAATTGGGGGACTCTTAGGGAACCAAACCGCAAATTTAGCACGAGAGCTAGAAATTACCACCCTTCTTTCCTGTCAACCGGGTCAATTTTCCCAAGAGACCTTAGAATTACGACAAGGGTTATTTACGGCTGCTTTGCTGGAAGGATTGCGATCGGGTCAATGTAGTACATTAGCGAGTTTAGATCACTATCTGCACCGTCGGCTAATGGAATTGAGCGATCAACACAATCGACCCAACCAACAAGCCTTGATGGTGGTGAATCCTCCCGGCCGAGTTCATCGGGTGATTTTACCGATTGAGGAACCCAAAACAGAGGAATCTCTTTCTCCCTCTTCCAGTACCACCGAACCGTTAAGCGTTCCCTCCGGTTCTGGGGGCGTTCCTCAGCCAAGCCCTGTTGCCCAGAAAACCTCAACAGATATTCGTAAGCCTATGGAACCTGACAAAAAACCCCAATCTCAAGACCCCAAATCCAATGAAGAAGATGCACAGTTTTGGCGATTACTGATTCTGGCTTGGGGGGGTATCGCTCTGATTTTAATTGGAGGAGTATTTTTACGCAATCGTAATGCATTGACCACGGTAGAAGGACAACCCAGCCCGGCAGTGACTGAGCCGGTTCAGGGTTCTCCAGCCCCTTCTCCAGCAGCAACTCCTTCAGAAGTGGTGGTGATTCCAGCCCCTGCTCCAGAAGCGGTGACTCCAGCAGCGACTCCAGCTCCTTCTCCAGCGCCTTCCCCGGAACCGGTTCCCCAAGCTCCGGCAACGGTGGAACCACCGGCGGCTCAACCTGAACCAGCGAGTCCCCCAACGCTCTCAGAAGTGACGAGTATTTTAGGCTCTCAGCAAGCGTCACCGTATGTAAAAGCGATTGAAGAAGCGCGGAAAATTTCAGCCGATAATCCAGCCTATGCCGAAGCTCAAGGAAAAATTGAGCTATGGGGTCAAGCGATTATGGATATTGCCATGGGTCGAGCCGCTCAGGGAGAATTTGAGAAGGCGATCGCTGCTGCTCAACTGGTTCCATCGGAAGTATCGGTGTATTCGCAAGCCCAGAGCATGATTCCTTCCTGGCAACAACAAGTAGCCCAATCGCAAGCCAATCAGACGGTGATTCAGCAAGCCAGTAGTAAGGTCAATACCAATCAAGCCTCGTCCTATAATCAGGCGATCGCCCAGGTGAAGACCATTGGAGCCGATCAACCGCGATATAGCCAAGCCCAGCAGTTAGCCAACCAATGGAGTCGTGAAATTCTCAGAATTGCCTATCGGCGGTTAGCCAGCGATGGCCCCGCAGCAGCGATCGCTGCGGCTGAGTTGGTTCCCCAAAATACGGCAGCTTATGCAGAGGCCCAACGGGCGATCGCCGTCTGGCGGACTCGCTTGTAG
- a CDS encoding GDSL-type esterase/lipase family protein yields the protein MIASILSLSLLPFAQRRVRRSLLLIVLLFTTWGLVISCGSSVNQVKNLQLGQGEQIIVLGDSIASGYGLNPEQAFPSLLSRRLNVPILNQGVPGDTTAMGLARLQTDVLDENPWLVMVELSGNDYLQNIAETETEENLRQIITQIQAQGAIAVILGINVGVVGDKYDRMFEQLAKETQAYLIPQILKGLLRDEKYRQDDIIHPSAAGHEVIGDRIFKGLQPLLKAAKIPPNLENLAIE from the coding sequence ATGATTGCCTCTATCCTGAGTTTAAGTCTACTGCCCTTCGCTCAACGCAGAGTACGGCGAAGTCTCCTTCTGATCGTCCTCCTATTCACCACCTGGGGACTCGTCATCAGTTGCGGTTCATCTGTGAACCAGGTGAAAAACTTGCAACTTGGACAAGGAGAACAGATTATTGTTTTGGGTGATAGCATTGCTTCGGGGTATGGACTGAACCCAGAGCAAGCTTTTCCCAGTCTTTTAAGTCGTCGGTTGAATGTGCCGATTCTGAATCAGGGGGTTCCAGGGGATACAACGGCTATGGGGTTAGCACGGTTGCAAACGGATGTGCTGGATGAAAATCCCTGGTTGGTGATGGTGGAGTTGTCGGGGAATGACTATCTACAGAACATCGCAGAAACGGAGACTGAGGAGAATTTACGGCAAATCATTACGCAGATTCAAGCTCAGGGGGCGATCGCCGTTATATTGGGGATTAATGTGGGAGTTGTGGGGGACAAATACGATCGCATGTTTGAGCAGTTGGCAAAGGAAACCCAAGCCTATTTGATTCCCCAGATTCTCAAGGGTTTGCTCAGAGACGAGAAATACCGACAAGATGATATCATTCATCCGAGTGCGGCTGGCCATGAGGTAATCGGCGATCGCATCTTCAAAGGCTTACAACCCTTACTCAAAGCCGCTAAGATTCCCCCAAACCTTGAGAATTTGGCGATCGAATAG